One segment of Mobula birostris isolate sMobBir1 unplaced genomic scaffold, sMobBir1.hap1 scaffold_2940, whole genome shotgun sequence DNA contains the following:
- the LOC140192878 gene encoding selenide, water dikinase 1-like: protein MPRIGIGMDSCVIPLRHGGLSLVQTTDFFYPLVDDPYMMGRIACANVLSDLYAMGITECDNMLMLLSVSQKMTEKERDKVVPLMIRGFKDAAEEGGTSVTGGQTVVNPWIIIGGVATVVCQPNEFIMPDNAVPGDVLVLTKPLGTQVAVNSHQWLENPEKWNKIKLVVSQEDVELAYQEAMFNMARLNRTAAGLMHTFNAHAATDITGFGILGHAQNLAKQQRNEVSFVIHNLPIIAKMAAISKACGNMFGLLHGTSAETSGGLLICLPREQAARFCAEIKSPKYGEGHQAWIIGIVEKGNRAARIIDKPRIIEVAPRGAASPQDNNASASPETPS from the exons ATGCCGCGGATCG GGATCGGGATGGATTCCTGCGTGATCCCGCTGCGGCATGGCGGTCTCTCCCTTGTACAGACCACAGACTTCTTCTACCCGCTGGTCGATGACCCCTACATGATG GGCCGTATCGCCTGCGCCAATGTCCTGAGCGATCTCTACGCCATGGGCATCACGGAGTGCGACAACATGCTGATGCTGCTGAGTGTGAGCCAGAAAATGACAGAGAAG GAGCGGGACAAGGTGGTGCCCCTGATGATCCGGGGCTTCAAGGACGCGGCGGAGGAGGGCGGCACCTCGGTGACTGGCGGGCAGacggtggtgaatccgtggatcATCATTGGCGGGGTGGCCACCGTGGTCTGCCAACCCAACGAGTTCATCAT GCCCGACAACGCGGTTCCGGGTGATGTGCTGGTGCTGACGAAGCCTCTGGGGACGCAGGTCGCCGTGAACAGCCACCAGTGGTTGGAGAAC CCCGAGAAATGGAACAAGATCAAGCTGGTGGTCTCCCAGGAGGACGTGGAGCTCGCCTATCAGGAAGCCATGTTCAACATGGCCCGGCTTAACAGAACAG CCGCTGGACTGATGCACACATTCAACGCGCATGCGGCCACGGACATCACTGGCTTTGGCATCCTGGGCCACGCGCAGAACCTGGCCAAGCAGCAACGCAATGAGGTCTCCTTCGTCATCCACAACCTCCCCATCATCGCCAAGATGGCGGCCATCAGCAAGGCTTGCGGCAACATGTTCGGCCTCCTCCACGGCACGTCAGCGGAGACTTCTG GCGGCCTGCTGATCTGCCTGCCCCGGGAGCAGGCGGCTCGCTTCTGCGCCGAGATCAAGTCGCCCAAGTACGGCGAGGGCCACCAGGCCTGGATCATCGGCATCGTGGAGAAGGGCAACCGGGCAGCGCGCATCATCGACAAGCCCAGGATCATCGAAGTGGCACCCCGTGGCGCTGCCTCGCCCCAGGACAACAATGCCAGCGCCAGCCCTGAGACCCCCTCGTAA